A DNA window from Mya arenaria isolate MELC-2E11 chromosome 17, ASM2691426v1 contains the following coding sequences:
- the LOC128224262 gene encoding endonuclease G, mitochondrial-like, translating into MFRNNILPIISACSVGIGAYLGAKYERMKNQPERTNLDIKDLFPSIFEAVHASSSLTQFGAPVGSPQSSNASTIMKYGFPSLDNVRTFNDFVLAYDRRNRNAHWVFEHLSPEKLPSSKHADRGKSNFFEDKVIHEKFRSYRDDYKRSGYDRGHLAAAGNHRHSQQAMDETFTLSNISPQVGEGFNRGIWNNLEKYVRSIARKNRNTYVCTGPLYLPRRESDGKMYVKYEVIGQNNVAVPTHFFKVVAIETNAGDFEILSYVLPNQPLKDDTSFKTFLTPLDSVERAAGLLMFDKLPVNRVKLINHQRPR; encoded by the exons ATGTTTCGGAACAACATTCTTCCCATCATTTCAGCCTGTTCTGTAGGAATAGGTGCGTACCTCGGAGCAAAATATGAACGGATGAAAAACCAACCAGAACGAACGAATCTCGACATAAAAGACTTATTTCCGTCGATCTTTGAGGCTGTCCATGCATCTTCATCTCTGACTCAATTTGGTGCTCCGGTTGGTTCGCCTCAAAGTTCAAACGCCTCGACGATCATGAAATATGGGTTTCCATCCCTTGACAACGTAAGAACATTCAATGACTTCGTTCTAGCCTACGACCGACGAAACCGAAACGCTCATTGGGTGTTTGAACATTTGTCACCGGAAAAACTTCCTTCAAGCAAACATGCAGATCGCGGCAAATCAAATTTCTTCGAAGATAAAGTGATACATGAGAAATTCAGAAGCTACCGTGATGACTATAAACGCAGCGGGTACGATCGGGGTCACCTTGCCGCTGCGGGCAATCACCGACACAGCCAACAGGCTATGGACGAAACTTTCACCCTCAGCAACATTTCTCCTCAA GTTGGTGAGGGCTTCAACCGCGGAATTTGGAATAACTTGGAGAAGTACGTTCGCAGCATCGCACGGAAAAATCGCAACACCTATGTCTGCACGGGTCCACTGTATCTACCAAG acGAGAATCTGACGGCAAGATGTATGTGAAATACGAAGTCATAGGCCAGAATAACGTCGCCGTACCAACACATTTCTTCAAAGTTGTTGCTATAGAAACGAACGCTGGTGATTTCGAGATTCTATCTTATGTGTTGCCAAATCAGCCTTTGAAAGACGATACatcgtttaaaacatttttgacgCCGCTAGATTCTGTGGAAAGAGCTGCCGGActtttaatgtttgataaattgCCTGTAAATAGAGTGAAACTTATAAACCATCAACGTCCAAGATAA